From a single Dendropsophus ebraccatus isolate aDenEbr1 chromosome 8, aDenEbr1.pat, whole genome shotgun sequence genomic region:
- the NHLRC2 gene encoding NHL repeat-containing protein 2: protein MATCSLNDLLGLQSPLEGALQEAESQEERERLVLEYLEKVNGRAAGLRAPDFSPGLEWLNTDGSLSLYRALSGKLVVLDFFTYCCINCMHILPNLHALEKRYSDTDGLVIIGVHSAKFPNEKVLDNIKSAVLRYNISHPVVNDADATLWQELQVSCWPTLVLLGPQGNLLFSLVGEGHKENLFLFSSMALKFYKERQEIKEHRIPLRLYKDSLPPSPLLFPGKVVADPSGDTLVISDTGHHRILVVSKDGQILHTIGGRGSGWKDGGFSECLFNSPQGVAIRGNTIYVADTENHLIRKVNLDTLTVSTVAGTSNQGVDKEGGAQGEQQPISSPWDVAFGAPGVLWIAMAGTHQIWALLLEEGTLPRGSLLAAGTCIRFAGSGNEENRNNSYPHKAGFAQPSGLAVCSADPWNCLFVADSESSCIRSVSLTEGAVKHVVGGERDPMDLFAFGDIDGKGINVKLQHPLGVSWSHKEGILYVADSYNHKIKTVDPKSKSCVTLAGTGTAGNVPGPSFTDTSFNEPGGLCAAEDGRLLYVADTNNHQIKVLDLETKMVSVLPVFSAESADVVDSALPLRINNPKLPKSTPNVRLAPLSVSPGRTLHYSLDLKLPAGAKLTEGAPSFWFLFTEGHDWLLTGQKTYGEIGTLTKPSQIEVTLPLQFPSADPELRVGVCVYYCTEGTLCMMKSVSFLQPLHTSTRDTSGSSTAPLLLSYAF, encoded by the exons ATGGCGACTTGCAGCTTGAATGATTTGTTGGGGCTCCAGAGCCCGCTGGAGGGCGCCCTGCAGGAGGCGGAGTCtcaggaggagagggagaggctggTGCTGGAGTATCTGGAGAAGGTGAATGGACGGGCAGCGGGGCTCAGGGCTCCAGACTTCTCTCCAG GGCTGGAATGGCTGAACACGGACGGCTCCCTTTCTCTGTATAGGGCTCTCAGCGGGAAGCTTGTGGTGTTGGATTTTTTCACTTATTGTTGCATTAACTGTATGCACATCCTCCCGAACCTGCACGCTCTGGAGAAGCGATACTCTGACACAG ATGGACTGGTCATTATCGGGGTGCATTCAGCCAAGTTTCCCAATGAGAAGGTTCTGGATAACATAAAGAGTGCCGTCCTGAGATACAACATCAGCCATCCGGTAGTGAACGATGCAGACGCCACCCTATGGCAGGAGCTGCAGGTGTCATGCTGGCCGACCCTCGTCCTGCTCGGCCCTCAGGGAAACCTACTCTTCTCTCTGGTTGGAGAAGGACACAAGGAGAACTtgttcctcttctcttctatGGCTTTAAAATTCTACAAGGAGAGACAGGAAATAAAGGAGCACCGGATTCCCTTGCGACTGTACAAGGACTCGCTGCCCCCGTCACCGCTGCTGTTTCCTGGTAAGGTGGTCGCAGACCCGTCCGGTGACACCTTGGTGATCTCTGATACCGGACATCACAGAATCCTGGTTGTATCCAAGGACGGCCAAATCCTTCACACTATCGGAG GCCGTGGCAGTGGCTGGAAGGATGGCGGCTTCTCAGAATGCTTATTCAATTCCCCTCAAGGAGTGGCTATACGAGGAAACACCATCTACGTGGCAGATACAGAGAACCATCTCATCAGGAAG GTTAATCTGGACACTTTAACAGTGAGCACTGTGGCCGGGACCAGCAACCAAGGTGTAGACAAGGAAGGCGGAGCTCagggagagcagcagccaatcagcTCACCCTGGGATGTGGCATTTGGGGCTCCAG GGGTGCTGTGGATCGCCATGGCCGGGACCCATCAGATCTGGGCTCTGTTATTAGAGGAGGGGACGTTACCCCGGGGCAG CCTCCTCGCTGCGGGAACCTGCATCCGGTTTGCTGGGAGCGGGAATGAAGAAAATCGGAACAACTCGTATCCACACAAAGCCGGATTCGCCCAGCCGTCTGGATTGGCCGTGTGCAGCGCTGATCCCTGGAATTGCCTTTTTGTGGCCGACAGTGAGAGCAGCTGCATCAGGAGTGTGTCCCTAACGGAAGGAGCCGTGAAACATGTCGTAGGGGGAGAACGCGATCCTATG GACCTGTTTGCATTCGGTGATATAGATGGGAAAGGAATTAACGTGAAGCTACAGCACCCACTGGGGGTATCCTGGTCCCATAAGGAAGGAATCCTATATGTGGCCGATTCATATAATCACAAG ATCAAAACTGTGGATCCAAAGTCCAAGAGCTGCGTGACACTGGCGGGTACAGGGACGGCAGGGAATGTGCCAGGACCGAGCTTCACAGACACCTCATTCAATGAGCCAGGAGGTCTGTGCGCAGCGGAGGATGGGCGCTTACTCTACGTCGCCGACACTAATAATCACCAGATAAAAGTCCTGGATCTGGAAACCAAAATGGTGTCTGTG CTTCCTGTGTTCTCAGCGGAGTCGGCCGATGTGGTGGACAGCGCGCTGCCGTTACGGATCAACAACCCAAAGCTGCCGAAATCTACCCCTAACGTTAGGCTGGCGCCCTTATCGGTGTCCCCCGGGCGGACCCTACACTATTCACTGGACCTCAAACTTCCTGCCGGGGCAAAGCTGACCGAGGGggcccccagcttctggtttctATTCACAGAAG GTCATGACTGGCTTCTAACCGGACAGAAAACCTATGGCGAGATCGGGACTCTGACTAAGCCCAGCCAGATAGAGGTGACTCTCCCCCTGCAGTTCCCCAGCGCTGATCCTGAGCTGCGTGTCGGGGTCTGTGTGTATTACTGCACTGAGGGTACACTGTGTATGATGAAGTCCGTGTCCTTCCTGCAGCCGCTGCACACCAGCACCAGAGACACCAGCGGCAGCAGCACCGCCCCGCTCCTTCTCTCCTACGCCTTCTAA